In Desulfofustis limnaeus, the genomic stretch AAACCCCGGTTCAGCAGCGAGAATCGGCAGCGGGTGAGCAATCTGCTCACCTGTTTTCAACCGATTGTCGAGCGCCACCGGATCACCTTGTCCCAACTCGCCATCGCCTGGACGGTGAGCCGCCCGGGTTGCTCCCACGCTCTGGTCGGGGCCCGGACCGCCGAGCAGGTGCGGGAAAATGCAGTGGGCGGAGCGGTGACGTTGAGCGATGCGGACCTGGCGTTGATCGACAAGGCGCTGGCCGTGCATGGTGTGGATATCGTCTGAGGGAAGAGAGCTTCCGGGTCCCTGACCGGTTTTCAGGAAGGAGTGAAGGAATGGCCATAGAAGCGCTGATCTTCGATATGGACGGCACCCTGGTCGACTCGGAGCCCCAGCACCACCAGGCCTGGGAGCAGACCTTGATCGACCATGGCGTTGCTTCGTTCAGCTGGGAGAAGTTTACCGCGTATATCGGCACCAGTAACGAAAAGGTGGCTGCCGATTTTATCGAGTCCGCCGCTCTGGATCTCGAGGTGGCCGAACTGGTTCGCCGTAAACAGCAGCGCTATCTGCGCTTGATTCCGCAGATTCACCTGCTGCCGGGGGTGGCCGAACTGTTGAACCGCTTTGCCGGCAACTGCCGGCTGGCGGTCGCCTCCTCTTCACATCTGCTGGAACTCGAGCGGATCCTTGCGGTCCACGGCCTCGGACAGATTTTCGCCGTGGTCCTGGGTGGGGACATGGTGGCGCGGAAAAAGCCCTATCCGGACATCTATCTGGAGGCGTCCCGGCGGCTGGGGGTGGCGCCGCACCGGTGCACTGCCTTCGAGGACTCGGCTGCCGGCGTCCTGGCGGCGAAGCGCGCCGGCATGACCGTGGTGGCCGTTCCCAACAGCTGGTCGCAGGGGCATGATTTTTCCCCGGCCGACCTGGTGATCGCACGGATCGACCAGGTCGATGCGGGGGTGTTGGGTGAACTCATCGCTCCGTGTGCACCTGCTTCCGCTCCTCGTTGACATAGCGGTAGAACAGCGGGAAGGCGACGAAAAAGGCGACACAGATCAGGTATTCCACCCCTTTGATGTGGCTGTAGAAGTCGACCAGGGTGTGAAAGGGCTGAATCATCCCGGTGGCGATCATGTATTGTCGCAGCAATTCGGAGACCTGCCAGCCGGTCTGGCGTAGACCGCCAATCAGCGCGGCACAGGCCCAGACTCCGATCAATCCGCCGAAAACCAGGGAAGTGCCCAGCATAAACCGTGATGCAATTGTTTTCATGAGGGTGTTCCTCCTCTGAGGCAGGCTGAGGTTACATGCCGGTGATGGCGGTGACGTAGCCCCGGACCAGAGACATCAGGCCGCCGTTTAACAGGCCGCTGGCCAGACAGGCGATGCCCCAGATTCCAAGAATCAGGGCGGAGGCTGAGACAATGGTAAACAGGAAACCGGAGACTTCGTGCTGGACATCGGTTTCGGTCCGACTCGTGGTGGTGGTG encodes the following:
- a CDS encoding HAD family hydrolase, which produces MAIEALIFDMDGTLVDSEPQHHQAWEQTLIDHGVASFSWEKFTAYIGTSNEKVAADFIESAALDLEVAELVRRKQQRYLRLIPQIHLLPGVAELLNRFAGNCRLAVASSSHLLELERILAVHGLGQIFAVVLGGDMVARKKPYPDIYLEASRRLGVAPHRCTAFEDSAAGVLAAKRAGMTVVAVPNSWSQGHDFSPADLVIARIDQVDAGVLGELIAPCAPASAPR